Proteins encoded by one window of Bactrocera oleae isolate idBacOlea1 chromosome 4, idBacOlea1, whole genome shotgun sequence:
- the blow gene encoding uncharacterized protein blow isoform X1, whose protein sequence is MARKEQPAANDIEQFLRDVREHFRASLETSEYENTSNMFHVTEADATLKLLIRCEVLLANYALKDANATTLNNNKSIIVNGKMESNEVYDRINGANRVNDPSMQAHPTHTAVSNQGNNATKNITKQTERPHEDASYLDMSGGGGGGGKTCGKKSNSWYDEWNSDMKSDKTFRCSERLSNKTNNQAYSDDDVDEDEEDSDANEDDNISQNYDICQVSSHDRDEMQKAITPELEPMQAIDCPYMDLPAGHLSIERATKYGQLQRVEKRLFFDQCKKYYCGVLDDWLLCYADGPTAAHPTITLYLKHNGVEIEHYGEGKRREVCFQITTSDPNKKFLFQANSEVDAKEWIIAVEAAIRGDTSPANLIRSTRKLPTPPMAKKMTFMSHINNAPTHDCIYEEPSPLFQTEKTPNKLKPNLPSKKDATAKVDLINELEYDIPKYPPQPVKSADTSQSELETAELLNLNESSVLSTEKLEFQSIVKDVHNKLSSQLSAGSTPERLKKALIKTYSGSSASDVETLVLTPTSPSTVKENKKQRKSTTPNASPQKSNNSTLGSASNNNSSNTVIVNDRVGVKCFDKWFFNRMNKTTSSGRSTSSSSSAPSSPAKCKQSEKENLLQSLDSHDAVDGSISGDGLHNNSSNPSSPILKNNFSSCSAGVDSTMKSKVDLIIKEFETSAHMGMLTMETLAGSAVASLSSFCDKDCNNYEPIMTVTTPPSSFLKKI, encoded by the exons ATGGCTCGGAAAGAGCAACCGGCCGCTAATGATATCGAGCAATTTCTACGAG aTGTACGCGAACATTTCCGCGCTTCACTCGAGACATCCGAATATGAGAATACCTCGAATATGTTTCATGTGACTGAGGCGGACGCGACACTCAAACTCTTGATACGCTGTGAGGTGCTCCTAGCGAACTACGCGCTAAAAGATGCCAATGCAACAACGCTCAATAACAATAAGTCCATTATTGTCAATGGCAAAATGGAGTCAAACGAAGTTTATGATAGAATCAATGGAGCTAATAGGGTCAATGACCCGTCAATGCAAGCGCACCCAACACACACCGCTGTGAGCAACCAAGGCAATAATGCAACAAAGAACATTACGAAGCAAACAGAGCGACCGCATGAAGACGCCTCCTACTTGGATATGAGCGGAggcggtggcggtggcggcAAAACCTGTGGCAAAAAAT CAAACAGTTGGTACGATGAGTGGAATAGTGACATGAAAAGTGATAAAACGTTTCGTTGTTCGGAGCGTCTtagcaacaaaaccaacaatcaAGCGTACAGTGATGACGACGTTGACGAAGATGAGGAGGATAGCGATGCGAATGAAGATGATAACATATCGCAAAATTACGATATATGCCAAGTTTCCAGCCATGACAGAGACGAAATGCAAAAGGCAATAACACCAGAGCTCGAACCCATGCAGGCCATTGATTGTCCGTATATGGATTTACCAGCCGGACATCTTTCCATTGAGCGCGCCACCAAATATGGACAGCTGCAACGTGTCGAGAAACGTCTGTTCTTCGATCAGTGTAAAAAATACTACTGCGGTGTGCTTGACGATTGGCTGCTGTGCTATGCCGACGGGCCCACTGCAGCACATCCAACGATAACATTGTATTTAAAGCACAATGGCGTCGAAATCGAACACTATGGCGAGGGTAAACGGCGTGAAGTGTGCTTTCAAATAACAACCTCCGATCCCAATAAGAAATTCCTCTTCCAAGCCAATAGTGAAGTAGATGCCAAAGAATGGATTATCGCCGTCGAAGCGGCCATACGTGGAGACACATCACCGGCCAATTTGATAAGAAGTACAAGGAAACTGCCAACACCGCCCATGGCCAAGAAAATGACATTTATGAGTCACATAAACAATGCGCCAACGCATGACTGCATTTACGAAGAGCCCTCACCACTCTTTCAAACAGAAAAAACACCAAACAAGCTTAAACCTAATTTACCAAGCAAGAAGGATGCAACTGCGAAAGTCGATTTGATCAACGAACTGGAATACGACATACCCAAATATCCACCGCAACCTGTTAAATCGGCCGACACAAGTCAATCGGAGTTGGAAACTGCCGAATTATTGAATTTAAACGAAAGCAGCGTACTCAGCACCGAGAAACTCGAGTTCCAGTCGATCGTCAAGGATGTGCATAACAAGTTGTCTAGTCAGCTGTCAGCGGGCTCGACGCCGGAACGCTTAAAAAAGGCGCTCATAAAAACTTACTCCGGCAGCAGTGCCAGCGATGTGGAAACTTTGGTATTAACACCAACATCACCGTCCACCGTGAAGGAGAACAAGAAACAACGCAAATCCACAACACCAAATGCCAGTCCACAGAAGAGTAACAACAGCACGCTTGGCAGtgcgagcaacaacaacagcagcaatactGTTATTGTTAACGATCGTGTGGGTGTGAAATGCTTTGATAAATGGTTCTTCAATCGCATGAATAAGACAACATCTTCGGGTCGCAGCACAAGCTCATCGAGTTCAGCGCCATCCTCGCCAGCCAAGTGCAAACAAAGTGAAAAGGAAAATCTACTACAAAGCCTCGATTCGCATGATGCAGTCGATGGTAGCATTAGTGGCGATGGCTTACATAACAATAGCAGTAATCCCTCATCACCGATACTGAAGAATAACTTTTCGAGTTGTAGCGCCGGTGTCGACAGCACCATGAAGAGCAAAGTCGATCTGATAATCAAAGAGTTTGAGACGAGCGCACACATGGGCATGCTCACAATGGAGACGTTGGCGGGCAGCGCTGTGGCCTCACTGAGTTCCTTCTGTGACAAAGATTGTAATAATTATGAGCCAATAATGACTGTGACAACGCCACCGAGCAGtttcttaaagaaaatatag
- the blow gene encoding uncharacterized protein blow isoform X2 has translation MFHVTEADATLKLLIRCEVLLANYALKDANATTLNNNKSIIVNGKMESNEVYDRINGANRVNDPSMQAHPTHTAVSNQGNNATKNITKQTERPHEDASYLDMSGGGGGGGKTCGKKSNSWYDEWNSDMKSDKTFRCSERLSNKTNNQAYSDDDVDEDEEDSDANEDDNISQNYDICQVSSHDRDEMQKAITPELEPMQAIDCPYMDLPAGHLSIERATKYGQLQRVEKRLFFDQCKKYYCGVLDDWLLCYADGPTAAHPTITLYLKHNGVEIEHYGEGKRREVCFQITTSDPNKKFLFQANSEVDAKEWIIAVEAAIRGDTSPANLIRSTRKLPTPPMAKKMTFMSHINNAPTHDCIYEEPSPLFQTEKTPNKLKPNLPSKKDATAKVDLINELEYDIPKYPPQPVKSADTSQSELETAELLNLNESSVLSTEKLEFQSIVKDVHNKLSSQLSAGSTPERLKKALIKTYSGSSASDVETLVLTPTSPSTVKENKKQRKSTTPNASPQKSNNSTLGSASNNNSSNTVIVNDRVGVKCFDKWFFNRMNKTTSSGRSTSSSSSAPSSPAKCKQSEKENLLQSLDSHDAVDGSISGDGLHNNSSNPSSPILKNNFSSCSAGVDSTMKSKVDLIIKEFETSAHMGMLTMETLAGSAVASLSSFCDKDCNNYEPIMTVTTPPSSFLKKI, from the exons ATGTTTCATGTGACTGAGGCGGACGCGACACTCAAACTCTTGATACGCTGTGAGGTGCTCCTAGCGAACTACGCGCTAAAAGATGCCAATGCAACAACGCTCAATAACAATAAGTCCATTATTGTCAATGGCAAAATGGAGTCAAACGAAGTTTATGATAGAATCAATGGAGCTAATAGGGTCAATGACCCGTCAATGCAAGCGCACCCAACACACACCGCTGTGAGCAACCAAGGCAATAATGCAACAAAGAACATTACGAAGCAAACAGAGCGACCGCATGAAGACGCCTCCTACTTGGATATGAGCGGAggcggtggcggtggcggcAAAACCTGTGGCAAAAAAT CAAACAGTTGGTACGATGAGTGGAATAGTGACATGAAAAGTGATAAAACGTTTCGTTGTTCGGAGCGTCTtagcaacaaaaccaacaatcaAGCGTACAGTGATGACGACGTTGACGAAGATGAGGAGGATAGCGATGCGAATGAAGATGATAACATATCGCAAAATTACGATATATGCCAAGTTTCCAGCCATGACAGAGACGAAATGCAAAAGGCAATAACACCAGAGCTCGAACCCATGCAGGCCATTGATTGTCCGTATATGGATTTACCAGCCGGACATCTTTCCATTGAGCGCGCCACCAAATATGGACAGCTGCAACGTGTCGAGAAACGTCTGTTCTTCGATCAGTGTAAAAAATACTACTGCGGTGTGCTTGACGATTGGCTGCTGTGCTATGCCGACGGGCCCACTGCAGCACATCCAACGATAACATTGTATTTAAAGCACAATGGCGTCGAAATCGAACACTATGGCGAGGGTAAACGGCGTGAAGTGTGCTTTCAAATAACAACCTCCGATCCCAATAAGAAATTCCTCTTCCAAGCCAATAGTGAAGTAGATGCCAAAGAATGGATTATCGCCGTCGAAGCGGCCATACGTGGAGACACATCACCGGCCAATTTGATAAGAAGTACAAGGAAACTGCCAACACCGCCCATGGCCAAGAAAATGACATTTATGAGTCACATAAACAATGCGCCAACGCATGACTGCATTTACGAAGAGCCCTCACCACTCTTTCAAACAGAAAAAACACCAAACAAGCTTAAACCTAATTTACCAAGCAAGAAGGATGCAACTGCGAAAGTCGATTTGATCAACGAACTGGAATACGACATACCCAAATATCCACCGCAACCTGTTAAATCGGCCGACACAAGTCAATCGGAGTTGGAAACTGCCGAATTATTGAATTTAAACGAAAGCAGCGTACTCAGCACCGAGAAACTCGAGTTCCAGTCGATCGTCAAGGATGTGCATAACAAGTTGTCTAGTCAGCTGTCAGCGGGCTCGACGCCGGAACGCTTAAAAAAGGCGCTCATAAAAACTTACTCCGGCAGCAGTGCCAGCGATGTGGAAACTTTGGTATTAACACCAACATCACCGTCCACCGTGAAGGAGAACAAGAAACAACGCAAATCCACAACACCAAATGCCAGTCCACAGAAGAGTAACAACAGCACGCTTGGCAGtgcgagcaacaacaacagcagcaatactGTTATTGTTAACGATCGTGTGGGTGTGAAATGCTTTGATAAATGGTTCTTCAATCGCATGAATAAGACAACATCTTCGGGTCGCAGCACAAGCTCATCGAGTTCAGCGCCATCCTCGCCAGCCAAGTGCAAACAAAGTGAAAAGGAAAATCTACTACAAAGCCTCGATTCGCATGATGCAGTCGATGGTAGCATTAGTGGCGATGGCTTACATAACAATAGCAGTAATCCCTCATCACCGATACTGAAGAATAACTTTTCGAGTTGTAGCGCCGGTGTCGACAGCACCATGAAGAGCAAAGTCGATCTGATAATCAAAGAGTTTGAGACGAGCGCACACATGGGCATGCTCACAATGGAGACGTTGGCGGGCAGCGCTGTGGCCTCACTGAGTTCCTTCTGTGACAAAGATTGTAATAATTATGAGCCAATAATGACTGTGACAACGCCACCGAGCAGtttcttaaagaaaatatag